GTGACCCACGGGTTAGCGCCAACCGTAAATATAGTTTTGAATTCATAGAGTACCGAGACGCATCTCCACCCGCGGCACCCCGAATCTGACTGCCCCCGCCCCAACGATGGTACCGGAATCTCCTGGAGCGATAACAAGTGGGAGTTCGACTCCAGCTCGCAGAACATCAGCGAGTACTGTGAGAACTTCGACCCGAACCACGAGGGAACTATCGCCGAAAGGGACTACCGTACCGCATACGGAGGGAATGGCGATACGAAAGGCCATCCCGTCGTCGGTCTCGAAAAACAGGAAAGCGGCGCTCGCCCCGTCTACGGTTACTACCCTACAGTTACACGAACCTCTGTGGTGCCTCCGGCATCTCGTTCGGAATCGCATCCGGCGCAGTTTCCGTCTCGGCATCGTCAGGTATCGGTCTGGACAGTTGGAATACAAGCCACGAACGTTAAAAATCTAAGACCGGCTACAGAGCTGCCCCTTTCCCCCGTTATCAGTATTGCAATACGGTTTCTTGATTCAGTCTGCGGCGTGGTTTTCGCACCGATTCCACGGTTCGCACGAGTTGTCCCACCCGGTGAGCTTCGCCTTTTCGTTTGATACCTGATACCAGTTCGACCGGGGTTCGACGAAGAGTGGTTCTCTCAAGTTGGGCGTTGACAGAATGACCACGAACGTCGGCGGGGGAGAAGTTCGGTAGTGAACCAGGTTTGCGGCTCGTTGCGCTTCTTGGTTCGAGCAGAGGGCTTTTCCCCGCGGTGACGGCTATTCGACGCGGGTCCTGCTCTGCTCACGCATGAACTGCTGGAGGTACCAGTAGCCGCCGGCGAACTTGCCGGTCGTCCCCGAGAACTTCCAGCCGCCGAAGGGCTGGGCCTGCACGAGCGCCCCCGTAGTTGCGCTCTGGGTTCGGTTGGCGTAGCACATTCCGGGCTCGACCTCGTCGAACCAGCGCTCGACCTCCTCGTCGTCCTCCGAAAAGATGCCCGCACAGAGGCCGTAATCGCTGTCGTTGGACTTCTCGATCCCCTCCCGTAAGCCAGACACAGGGTGAACGGTCACGAACGGGAGGAAGTGCTCCTCTCGAGCGAGGTCGTGTTCGTGGGGGATGTCGGTAACGACGGTGGGTTCGACGTATCGCCCCTCAGGCAGATCGTCGTCGTCGATGACGGACCCGCCCGTCCGGACCGTCCCGTCGGTCCGTGCCTGCTCGGTGATTCGCCGATATCGTTCGAGCGCACTGTCGTCGATAACGGGATTGACGACGGTCTCGAGTTTCTCGCCGCGACCGATCCCCAACTGCTCGGTCGAGTCCACTAGTCGGTCGGTGAACTCGTCGAAGACATCCTCGTAGACGTACACGCGGGAGGTTGCCGAACACTTCTGGCCGCTGAATGAGAACGCGCCCTTCGCGACCCCTTCGACTGCACCGTCGAGGTCGGCCTCGTCACTGACGATAACCGGATTCTTCCCCCCGAGTTCGGCGATGACGGGCCCGCGCTTGCCCTGCTCTCGAAACGTCCGCTCGATACCGAGGCCGACTTCGCGCGACCCCGTGAACGCCACACCCGCGACGTCCTCGTGTTCGGTGAGGGGTCGGCCGACCTCGCTACCGCCTCCGGTGACCAAGTTGCACACCCCGTCGGGAATCCCCGCGTCGGCGAGAACGTCGACGAACGTGTGAGCGATTAAGGGCGTCGCGCTCGCGGGTTTGGCGACGACAGTGTTTCCGGTGACCATCGCGCCGGTAGTCATACCGGCGAGGATGGCCAACGGGAAGTTGAACGGGGCGACGACCGCAA
Above is a window of Halorussus limi DNA encoding:
- a CDS encoding aldehyde dehydrogenase family protein, which translates into the protein MHPEEFENELTLLTYQQNGNEDEFHEAYEEAIESVKAELGEYHGLRIDGNRVDTDDRFQVTSPGDLDLEIGEFASGGESEVDAAVSAAEAAFPEWERRDVDARTEVFRTAADRMRDRKFELAATLSLENGKNRTEAMADVDEAIDFLRFYSRELERSDGYRFDTGQPTPRQHTTNLLRPYGVFAVVAPFNFPLAILAGMTTGAMVTGNTVVAKPASATPLIAHTFVDVLADAGIPDGVCNLVTGGGSEVGRPLTEHEDVAGVAFTGSREVGLGIERTFREQGKRGPVIAELGGKNPVIVSDEADLDGAVEGVAKGAFSFSGQKCSATSRVYVYEDVFDEFTDRLVDSTEQLGIGRGEKLETVVNPVIDDSALERYRRITEQARTDGTVRTGGSVIDDDDLPEGRYVEPTVVTDIPHEHDLAREEHFLPFVTVHPVSGLREGIEKSNDSDYGLCAGIFSEDDEEVERWFDEVEPGMCYANRTQSATTGALVQAQPFGGWKFSGTTGKFAGGYWYLQQFMREQSRTRVE